Below is a window of Candidatus Cloacimonadota bacterium DNA.
GCTAATGGCTCGATATTGCCACCGGTAACTTGCGCCTGATAATCTCTCCATACAACTGCACTGAGAGCATGCATGGAAGTGTGAGTGCGCATCATTTTGTAACGTCGTTCCCAATCGATTTTGCCTGTGATCTCAGTTCCAACTTCCGGTAATTCTCCTTCGATAAAATGACGAATTCTGCTGTCGATCTTTTTCACTTTTGTCACTCTGGAAACTTTTCCGGCAAATTCAATTTCTCCAGTATCGCAGGGCTGTCCGCCACCGGTGGGATAAAACGCTGTACGATCCAGCACGATCGTTTTTGCATCATCATTAACTTCCAATACTTTAGCCTTAAATTCTTCTAAATAACTATCTTCCAAATATAACAAATCTGTCATTTTGATTCTCCCAAAAATCTTTTGATGTTACAATTGCAGTAAGTATTGCAGATTGTCAACGCAGATGTTACAGGTTACTTATTTCAATAGTTGCGTTTTTCCTGACCTGTGGAATTCCGCCGGATTATCCCACAGCGATATAAAAATGTTGATATCAGTTGATTATTTCTCAATAGCCCCGTCATTTATGGTGGGGTTGATAAGTTTTCCCAAGATCAAAAGCTGCTTTTTGCTGATCAGGAAAAAGCAGCAATAAGTTTGAAGATAATATCTCTTGCACCTTGCCATGAAAGGCAAGGCTATTCATGGTGTTTTCTCAGACAAATTGAACAACCTCAGCATGTGGCATGTGACAAGGTTATGAGACAAGTAGAGATAGGAACAAAATCACCGCTCCCACCTGAATGTACCAATCCCACCATTGCAACTTCTGCTGGTAAAGATAAGTGCGGGTCGGGTAAAGGCGAAAAGCACGTAATTCCAAGGAAATAGCGCGATACCGTACTTCCGAAATGGCTCGTGCCACTACTGGAAAGATGAGCGAAATAAAAGCTTTACTGCGCGTGATCAGCGGCAGTCTGCTCAGTTCGATTCCCCGCAGATGCAGAGCTTCTTTGCTGCGCTGGAACTGGCGATGGAAAATCGGGATAAAGTGAATTACGGTTGCCACCAGAAAAGAGATCTCGTAAGGAAATTTCCAGGCCCGAAACGCCAGCAGGTAATCGTAATAAGGAATATCGAAGAGCAGCCCGGCAATGATGATGATGAGCATAAAACGCAGGCTGGCAGCTGCTCCGTAAGCTAAACCACCGGAAGTTATTTGAATGAACTGCCACTGCCAGAGGGTTTCACCTTCGTGACGGAACAAAACCTGAAAAACCATGAGCGTGACGACCAGACGCAGAATCAGTTTGAGTCGGTGCCAGATGCGCTGAAAGCGTTTGCGGGAAGGATTTATACTCAGAAGCAGAACCAGCGAAATAGCGATCAGCACAGCTTGCACTTCCGCTGTGTTGTAGATCACAGAAAGCGATGTGATCGCCATCACGATGATGAGGGTTGTGCGCAGGTTCAATTTGATTTTCATTCAATAATTCCTGATTTCATATTTTTCCTCGTTCCTAAACTCCAGTTTGGGAACGCAAGATTTTCGCAGCTCTTGCTGCCGCATATAAAATCTTCTCATATTCTCCAAGTATCACATCTCATCTCTAAAATCGCAAACAGGATGTTTGCGTTACATTCCCACTTCCAAATTAAACACAAAATTTACTCCCGGTCCCGGATAACCGAATTTTTCCAGATAGTTTTTATCCAGGATATTTTCCATTCCAACAGAGAATTTGTAATCTTTCCAATTTTTGTGAAAATAGATCGAATGAAGCCAGTATGAATCCAAGGTAACGATCTGACCGGCATCATTATCAGCATAACGTATGTCTTTCCAATCTGCTTTATATCGCAGTTTGATTTGCCATGGCAATTCTTTAGTTTCAGTTATGTTGACTGTGTTTTGTGGAACTTCCAGAAGACTTAAGTTGCTGTCATCCAGATATTTTATATAAGCATAATCGATCTTATGTTCCCAAAGCCAGTCAAAGTTCAACGTAAATTCAGTTCCGTAATTTTGAACTTTATAAAGATTCTGGTAAATATCACCAACTTTATCGATCAGATTTGTGATGTCATTATAGAAAAAACTGCTGGAAAAAGAGCCGTTGATTCCACTTAAAATTATCGGAATCTGCGAAGTAAGTTCATATTTCCGGGCACGTTGTTCTTCCAAATCCAAATTGCCGCTGCTGGAACTGAACAGCTCGTGCAGATTGGGATAGCGAGTATTGGAAGAAAAAGCCAGCGAAAGTTTACAAAGATCTTCCCAGTAAATTCCAAAAGCCGGCTCCGGATTGGCCTGCCAGCTTCCTATGCCTTTGGGTCGGAAGTAGGAAATGCCCGAACCTCCGGAAAATGTGAAATTTTTCCAGTTGTATTCCATTTGTGCAAATCCGTTGTGTTTCTGTTGATTATTGCTGGTCCAATCGGGGTAATTTCCATTATCCTTGCGATTGTAAACTTCTTTCTCGAAGCGATAACCAAATAAAGCTCGCGCACTAGCAGAAATTTCCCAGTTGTTTTTCTGATTTACCCCGAAGATCCAGCTTTCCAGGTAGGAAGGCCACTGTGGATATATTTCTCCTGTAGCAGCATTGTACTCCACATAAGTGTCGTCGTACTGATCGTAATAAATATTTACATCCGATTTTAAGTAGGGTGAGATTTGGAATGAACCAATTCCCGAAAGCTGCATCCGATGCCACTTGGTAAAATCTCGCAACCTGTTTTCGTAGATGCTGCTGGGAATTTCCTTTTTGTCCATGAAAGTATAGCCGACTTGAATTCCAATGGAATGAAAATCGAAAAGAGTAAAATTTATTTTGCTTTGAAAATCGTATTGATTGCGAGCTGTGTAATTGCGAACTGCACCATTTTCGTAAGGAGTGGCTTGGAAGTTATCTGACATCATAAAACCATCGGTGTGAAAGCGGGAAGCATAAATCCAGTAATCCCATTCTCCCACATCATGTGATGAGGATAAATATATTTTGTTCGTGTTGTTGCGTTTAGATTGCAATCCGGCTTTCAGCCATTTCTCGCTGTTTGCTCCACGCGTGATGATGTTTACAACTCCACCCATCGTATCGCTGCCGTAAAGCGATGAAACAGGACCTTTAAGTACTTGAACTTCTTTAATTTCCGACACAGGAATTGTACTGAGATCAACGTTGCCAAAATAACCACCTCCCAGCGGTCTGCCATCCAGCATAAATTTGATCTGATCATTCTTAAAGCCGCGAATTCTCAGATCGGTTCCGGCTTTTCCTCCGGTTGAAGCGTCCAAGCCAGAAACGTCACCGATTGCTTCTGCCATGTTCATTTCGGTCGTAGTTTGTCTGGGATCGAACGATTTAACTTCAATCGAACCAATTGTTTCCTGTGGTTTTTCTGCGACTACGCGAATACCTTCCAATTGATAATGACGAAGTGCGTCTTGTTTGTTAGTTTCCTTTTCTGCAGCGGTAAGGAAGGAAGTAAGAAGGAAGAAAACTAACAATATCACCTTCCGAGCTTGTGTCATCCTGAGCTCTGTCGAAGGACGAGGAACGATTACTTTAGAATTTATCATTTTATTTCCTTAATAAATTCATCTTCAATTTTAAGAATGTGATCTGCAAAATCATTTAACTGATCCGTTTTGTGGGAAATGATGAGTGCTCCAAAACCTGATTTTTTTCTTTCTATCAAAA
It encodes the following:
- a CDS encoding alanyl-tRNA editing protein, whose product is MTDLLYLEDSYLEEFKAKVLEVNDDAKTIVLDRTAFYPTGGGQPCDTGEIEFAGKVSRVTKVKKIDSRIRHFIEGELPEVGTEITGKIDWERRYKMMRTHTSMHALSAVVWRDYQAQVTGGNIEPLA
- a CDS encoding energy-coupling factor transporter transmembrane protein EcfT, with product MAITSLSVIYNTAEVQAVLIAISLVLLLSINPSRKRFQRIWHRLKLILRLVVTLMVFQVLFRHEGETLWQWQFIQITSGGLAYGAAASLRFMLIIIIAGLLFDIPYYDYLLAFRAWKFPYEISFLVATVIHFIPIFHRQFQRSKEALHLRGIELSRLPLITRSKAFISLIFPVVARAISEVRYRAISLELRAFRLYPTRTYLYQQKLQWWDWYIQVGAVILFLSLLVS
- a CDS encoding TonB-dependent receptor plug domain-containing protein, which produces MINSKVIVPRPSTELRMTQARKVILLVFFLLTSFLTAAEKETNKQDALRHYQLEGIRVVAEKPQETIGSIEVKSFDPRQTTTEMNMAEAIGDVSGLDASTGGKAGTDLRIRGFKNDQIKFMLDGRPLGGGYFGNVDLSTIPVSEIKEVQVLKGPVSSLYGSDTMGGVVNIITRGANSEKWLKAGLQSKRNNTNKIYLSSSHDVGEWDYWIYASRFHTDGFMMSDNFQATPYENGAVRNYTARNQYDFQSKINFTLFDFHSIGIQVGYTFMDKKEIPSSIYENRLRDFTKWHRMQLSGIGSFQISPYLKSDVNIYYDQYDDTYVEYNAATGEIYPQWPSYLESWIFGVNQKNNWEISASARALFGYRFEKEVYNRKDNGNYPDWTSNNQQKHNGFAQMEYNWKNFTFSGGSGISYFRPKGIGSWQANPEPAFGIYWEDLCKLSLAFSSNTRYPNLHELFSSSSGNLDLEEQRARKYELTSQIPIILSGINGSFSSSFFYNDITNLIDKVGDIYQNLYKVQNYGTEFTLNFDWLWEHKIDYAYIKYLDDSNLSLLEVPQNTVNITETKELPWQIKLRYKADWKDIRYADNDAGQIVTLDSYWLHSIYFHKNWKDYKFSVGMENILDKNYLEKFGYPGPGVNFVFNLEVGM